From the Chitinolyticbacter meiyuanensis genome, one window contains:
- a CDS encoding type VI secretion system Vgr family protein produces MDIHQLLASFAAAFTQDQRLVSLHLGDGASFGEQLLPQSVSGEEALSQPYRYQVDCLSPDVGLALKSLLGLPAQLGILTSDGGEVVRCGVVTSAQALPSDGGFARYRLIIEPPLALLQHRRTSRVFQDLSVPDIVKTVLDEHIGANPVFGATFAVQFQLSASYPLRSYCLQYRESDLAFVSRLLAEEGIAWRFAHEAGDTPKVTLVAFDDPYALPQAAQGAVRFHRADATEAEDSLTDWTSARQLGAGAVALASFDYKPVLTQQVAEGTAVDQGAGGDQAQSSLEDYDPQSLYYAGDAEQLSRYAQLRQQAHDLKKKQFRGAGTVRNLQVGEWFALTDHPLHDADAPEQREFVASQLSFTAYNNLPGDLTRFLSQGLEAPQPFTVEFEAQRRGIALTPSYSHGEHAKPSARGVQTATVVGPAGEEIHTDEHGRIKVQFHWQRQSEHADFGAHLDERSSCWIRVAYPSAGVNWGHQFIPRIGQEVLVDFVEGDIDRPIVTGVVYNGSHPPPHFSGAGNLPANKTLSGIKSKEYQGSQYGELLFDDTQGEVRTKLSSEHGKTQLNQGYLAHPRADGKAEPRGDGFELRTDRHGAVRAAQGLLLSTEAKSGASGKQLDREQAQAQLEAAQQLAQTLSDTAQHQLADPTEIGPETLDLEGAKQAQSPQGHLDHLNEALKAWEAGSNTDEQGKTAKEQPGQQPILIATAPAGIGLTTPNELILNAGHNLDLVSQRDTQQTTARRWVHNVGSKISLFVQGVADKVNLKLIAAKGHVNVQAQSGDVEIVGDKNVRLYANKQKLTLVAGQELLATCGGAYIRLKGGDIEIHAPGSVSFKGTNFDFSGPASKSVPLPNFGNKDGIGQLELFHLYENAEAVKGGKYVLTDLLGKKHEGLLDDNGHAVVSGLPIGAVQVRFEADPSKPKDKSGQFELPKWPNEPLQPGTEAVQTQAMAQLGSLLPSKASAANGTGFSNGATPSSGMQALAGKASGGTTLGSALSRATNAINQARTIQGVASAAAQGDAGAALSAAGGVSGVAQMAGQVLPGKTASTLGQATAAVQQAQASADAVKSLLGQARGTTGGAGLPPLAKSLI; encoded by the coding sequence ATGGACATCCATCAGCTTCTCGCCTCCTTCGCCGCAGCCTTCACCCAGGACCAGCGCCTCGTCTCCCTCCACCTCGGCGACGGCGCCAGCTTCGGCGAACAACTGCTGCCCCAGTCCGTCTCCGGCGAGGAAGCGCTGTCCCAGCCCTATCGCTATCAGGTCGACTGCCTCTCCCCCGATGTCGGGTTGGCGCTCAAATCCCTGCTCGGCCTGCCGGCCCAGTTGGGGATTCTGACCAGCGACGGCGGCGAAGTGGTGCGCTGTGGCGTGGTCACCTCCGCCCAGGCGTTGCCGTCCGATGGTGGCTTTGCGCGTTACCGGCTGATCATCGAGCCGCCGTTGGCGCTGTTGCAGCATCGTCGCACCAGCCGGGTGTTCCAGGATCTGTCGGTGCCCGACATCGTCAAGACGGTGCTCGACGAACATATCGGCGCCAATCCAGTGTTCGGTGCCACCTTCGCCGTGCAATTCCAGTTGAGCGCAAGCTATCCACTGCGCTCCTATTGCCTGCAGTACCGGGAATCCGATCTGGCCTTCGTCAGCCGCCTGCTGGCCGAGGAAGGCATTGCCTGGCGTTTTGCCCATGAAGCGGGCGATACGCCGAAGGTCACCTTGGTGGCGTTCGATGATCCCTATGCGCTGCCGCAGGCGGCACAGGGTGCCGTGCGCTTCCATCGCGCCGATGCCACCGAGGCGGAAGACAGCCTCACCGACTGGACCAGTGCCCGCCAACTGGGGGCCGGTGCGGTGGCGCTGGCATCGTTCGACTACAAGCCGGTGCTGACCCAGCAGGTGGCCGAAGGCACTGCAGTGGATCAGGGCGCCGGCGGCGATCAGGCGCAATCCTCGCTGGAGGACTACGATCCGCAGTCGCTGTACTACGCCGGCGATGCTGAACAGCTGTCGCGCTATGCCCAGCTGCGCCAGCAGGCGCATGACCTGAAGAAGAAGCAGTTCCGCGGTGCCGGTACCGTGCGCAATCTGCAGGTGGGTGAGTGGTTCGCCCTCACCGATCACCCGCTGCACGATGCCGATGCGCCGGAGCAGCGCGAGTTCGTCGCCAGCCAGCTCTCCTTCACCGCCTACAACAACCTGCCCGGTGACCTGACCCGCTTCCTGAGCCAGGGGCTGGAAGCACCGCAACCGTTCACCGTCGAATTCGAGGCGCAACGCCGCGGCATTGCGCTCACCCCCAGCTACAGCCATGGCGAGCATGCCAAGCCCTCCGCCCGGGGGGTACAGACCGCCACCGTGGTCGGCCCGGCTGGCGAAGAGATCCATACCGACGAGCATGGCCGGATCAAGGTGCAGTTCCACTGGCAACGCCAGAGCGAACATGCCGACTTTGGTGCCCACCTCGACGAGCGTTCCTCCTGCTGGATTCGTGTCGCCTATCCCAGTGCCGGGGTGAACTGGGGTCACCAGTTCATTCCCCGCATCGGCCAGGAAGTGCTGGTCGACTTCGTCGAAGGCGATATCGACCGCCCCATCGTCACCGGCGTGGTCTACAACGGCAGCCACCCGCCCCCGCACTTCTCCGGTGCCGGCAACCTGCCGGCCAATAAAACCCTCTCCGGCATCAAGTCCAAGGAATATCAGGGCAGCCAGTATGGCGAACTGCTGTTCGACGACACCCAGGGGGAAGTACGCACCAAGCTCTCGTCCGAACACGGCAAGACCCAGCTCAACCAGGGTTACCTCGCCCACCCCAGAGCCGACGGCAAGGCCGAACCGCGCGGTGACGGCTTCGAGCTGCGCACCGATCGCCATGGCGCCGTCCGTGCCGCACAAGGCCTCTTGCTCAGTACCGAAGCCAAATCCGGCGCCAGTGGCAAACAACTGGATCGCGAACAGGCACAAGCCCAACTCGAAGCCGCACAACAGCTGGCGCAGACCCTCAGCGACACCGCCCAGCATCAACTGGCCGACCCCACCGAGATCGGTCCCGAAACCCTCGATCTCGAAGGCGCCAAACAGGCCCAGTCACCACAAGGCCACCTCGATCACCTGAACGAAGCGCTCAAGGCCTGGGAAGCGGGTTCCAACACCGACGAACAAGGCAAGACGGCGAAAGAACAACCGGGACAGCAGCCGATCCTGATCGCCACCGCCCCGGCCGGCATTGGTTTGACCACGCCGAACGAACTCATCCTCAACGCCGGTCACAACCTCGACCTGGTCAGCCAGCGCGACACGCAGCAGACCACCGCCCGGCGCTGGGTGCACAACGTCGGCAGCAAGATCAGCCTGTTCGTGCAGGGGGTGGCGGACAAGGTGAACCTGAAGCTGATTGCCGCCAAGGGCCATGTCAATGTGCAGGCGCAGTCGGGCGATGTGGAGATTGTTGGCGACAAGAATGTGCGGCTGTATGCCAACAAGCAGAAGCTCACCCTCGTCGCCGGCCAGGAACTGCTCGCCACCTGTGGCGGCGCCTATATCCGACTCAAGGGCGGCGACATCGAAATCCACGCTCCGGGCTCGGTGAGCTTCAAGGGAACGAACTTCGATTTCAGCGGGCCGGCCAGTAAGAGCGTGCCCCTGCCCAATTTTGGCAACAAGGACGGCATAGGTCAGTTGGAGCTATTCCATCTTTACGAAAACGCCGAGGCAGTCAAAGGCGGCAAATACGTGCTGACCGACTTGCTGGGCAAGAAGCATGAGGGCCTGCTCGACGACAATGGCCATGCCGTCGTCAGTGGACTCCCTATCGGTGCAGTACAAGTCCGGTTCGAAGCCGACCCCAGCAAGCCCAAGGATAAGAGCGGGCAATTCGAATTACCCAAATGGCCAAACGAACCGTTACAGCCGGGCACAGAGGCAGTCCAAACCCAAGCGATGGCCCAGCTGGGCAGCTTGCTTCCCAGCAAAGCCTCTGCTGCAAATGGCACCGGCTTTAGCAACGGTGCAACGCCAAGCAGCGGTATGCAAGCATTAGCCGGTAAAGCATCGGGAGGCACGACGCTGGGCAGCGCCTTGAGTCGAGCCACGAACGCGATCAATCAAGCACGCACCATACAAGGGGTGGCCAGCGCAGCGGCGCAAGGAGATGCCGGCGCCGCTCTGAGCGCGGCTGGTGGTGTAAGCGGAGTGGCACAAATGGCAGGGCAGGTATTGCCTGGCAAGACCGCTTCAACATTAGGGCAAGCCACCGCAGCAGTTCAGCAAGCGCAAGCCAGCGCCGATGCGGTGAAATCGTTGCTTGGGCAAGCTCGCGGCACAACCGGTGGCGCGGGATTGCCGCCACTAGCCAAGTCTTTGATTTAA
- a CDS encoding zinc-dependent alcohol dehydrogenase, translating into MKALTYHGPLDVRVEHVPDPVLDARDDIIVRVTATAICGSDLHLFRGKVPGLHAGDVLGHEFMGIVEEVGPDVTMLAKGDRVVVPFTIACGHCFFCERTLFAACENTNPGQGALLNRKRLRSGAGMFGYTHLYGGYAGGQAEFVRVPRANVGPLKLPEGVADERVLFLSDILPTGYQAVLDAGVGVGSTVAIFGAGPVGQMAAACARLLGASRIFMVDHHRYRLNFATAAYAVDPINFDEIDDPAQYIIEHTDFRGVDASIDAVGFEAKGSLVETVLTEIKAEGSRGVVPRWAIAATRRGGTVSLPGVYAGFVHGFPLGDAFEKGLRLCMGQTHVQRHMPLLLEYILEGRLRPELIISHRLALEEAVRGYTLFNEKQEDCRKVVLVPGSSATAAHA; encoded by the coding sequence ATGAAGGCTCTCACTTACCACGGCCCGCTAGATGTCCGGGTCGAGCATGTTCCCGATCCCGTGCTGGATGCACGGGACGACATCATCGTGCGGGTGACCGCTACCGCCATCTGCGGTTCGGATCTGCACCTGTTCCGCGGCAAGGTGCCCGGCCTGCACGCAGGCGACGTGCTGGGGCACGAGTTCATGGGCATCGTCGAGGAGGTGGGGCCGGATGTGACGATGCTGGCCAAGGGAGACCGCGTGGTGGTGCCGTTCACCATCGCTTGCGGGCACTGCTTCTTCTGCGAGCGCACGCTGTTCGCTGCCTGCGAGAACACCAATCCGGGCCAGGGCGCGCTGCTCAATCGCAAGCGCCTGCGATCCGGCGCAGGCATGTTCGGCTACACCCACCTCTACGGCGGCTATGCCGGTGGCCAGGCCGAGTTCGTGCGCGTGCCGCGCGCCAATGTGGGGCCGTTGAAGCTGCCGGAGGGCGTGGCAGACGAGCGGGTGCTGTTCCTGTCCGACATCCTGCCCACCGGCTACCAGGCCGTGCTCGATGCGGGGGTCGGCGTGGGCAGTACCGTGGCCATCTTTGGCGCTGGGCCGGTGGGGCAGATGGCTGCCGCGTGTGCCCGGTTGCTGGGGGCATCGCGGATCTTCATGGTCGATCACCATCGCTATCGGTTGAACTTTGCGACGGCAGCGTATGCGGTCGACCCGATCAACTTCGACGAGATCGACGATCCGGCCCAGTACATCATCGAGCACACCGATTTCCGTGGCGTGGACGCCAGCATCGACGCGGTGGGCTTCGAAGCCAAGGGCAGCTTGGTGGAAACAGTGCTGACCGAGATCAAGGCCGAAGGCTCGCGCGGGGTGGTGCCGCGCTGGGCGATTGCCGCCACGCGGCGCGGTGGCACCGTCAGCCTGCCCGGGGTCTACGCGGGCTTCGTGCACGGTTTTCCGCTCGGTGATGCCTTCGAGAAAGGCCTGAGATTGTGCATGGGGCAGACCCATGTGCAGCGGCATATGCCGCTGCTGCTCGAATATATCCTGGAGGGGCGGCTGCGGCCGGAGCTGATCATCAGCCATCGGCTGGCGCTGGAGGAAGCGGTGCGCGGCTATACGCTGTTCAACGAGAAGCAGGAGGATTGCCGCAAGGTGGTGCTGGTGCCCGGTTCGAGTGCGACGGCGGCGCATGCCTGA
- a CDS encoding RHS repeat-associated core domain-containing protein, whose translation MGNYAKSPSSAGSSDYQNRANETRTVLTQYAIVPLNNALVQDVQHSVNGFDQWIREISGGHLSLSDLQTIAAGLPILGNLIAASDVVVGLYEMSQKQQPAGFVEWFGIGVDAIGIIPIPPAMAPLRLTMRPIVGMVRQAVVRNKGQIGDAVLTVIANHILSDYRVAHTIEKAVEDFQSMLGEAIKAVADFLGKLVSEFSTFLKQLATGTLGKYRAVAKGSRYQQGKNLRSAAQEKAGLFSSLLEIHAKARNAVINSITQLALSQDLKNQLIGIANYLDKTIAVNIKSKIMALADAKLENSIASLITKLLTAIRNKRKRGQAAGAALQGKNGQVKYQVPQGRVEKQRRLAPVKQSPNACKLCPAKAGSGKSIGFGLGEESFTHTDFILPGVMPLSWSRTYNSRLASFDNASQGARWLTPFHIRFDLVDDSLRYTDAQGRELSYPLLQPGEHHRDRSEEITLSRLDDSVLTVTRGHELIEAYERHGERFLLAMLRDRSGNQVVLDYDAQGRLSRLRNNENPWVLVQHDTAGRITNLTLSGSATGEPPRQLAEYRYNEQGDLISATDEHGHTREYTYQHHLITRYTDRTGRGINLEWDGADATARAIREYADDGSDELKLEYVTDLRLTITTDALGHETYYYCDDSGYPYRTIHADGKEEWMYRDDFKNLTKHIHSDGTQDRYVYDDRDNLIEHIRTDASTIQMKYDAKDQLIEIIDPLGYAWRREYDDKGNVAKEIDPKNHETTYAYNAQGLLTKIKDAKGGTKQLAYSPAGQLTSYTDCSGKTSSWQYDALGRLISAQDAAGNITEYRYGKNGYLALVQQPDGTQIKLEHDAEGRLLTHLDELDRATRYAYDQAGRISGRIDALDQQLGYRYDKLGQLVTLINENGDSYRFAYDPVGRLLEETDFGGLRTAYDYDAGSGTLQAVDEAGMRTTLVFDAARRLVGRDAGQSRERFQYDPLGRLAQAKNRYSTARFNYDEVSNLIHEQQLYSLFGLQRDYQWQHEYDELGNRIASVRPDGNRIDWLTYGSGHVHGVLWNGEELASFERDDLHRETARALANRLNATTQYDALGRILHQQLSGATQHQRQYRYDPVGQLLNIRDSRSGDTNYRYDPVGRLLAAVSPQGTEAFAFDPASNLVDSARSDNTLPAGLPKITGNLLRDYAGTHFDYDARGNLTRKTRNGLTQQFSWDGFNRLIAAETATGKTEYAYDVFGRRIAKKTEHGTTLFLWDGDVLESEYDGATQRHYLFEAGSFVPLAQVAQRAGAEHKAYYHVDHLGTPQLLTDDTGEIAWSAEYKAWGEAREAISDAAKAAGIQNPLRFQGQYADEETGLHYNRHRYYDPEIGRFASRDPIGLLGGLNTHAYAPNSTEWIDPAGLARKQKQSQALGKAATGCDTWPGKQAHHVIPEELENHAVLRNIGFKMNSASNAIMLPSTPNGYMSTHSGYHSAYNRAVEAELDHIGKKYPNSADQERAVKELQRNLDSALRKNKLPLYKTSCGQKTGLKDGDWDRYIRSSRRY comes from the coding sequence ATGGGCAACTACGCAAAATCTCCCAGCAGCGCCGGATCATCCGATTACCAGAACAGGGCCAATGAAACTCGCACGGTCCTGACCCAATATGCAATCGTCCCGCTGAACAATGCGCTCGTGCAGGATGTGCAACATAGTGTGAACGGATTCGATCAGTGGATCCGGGAGATATCCGGGGGGCATCTCAGCCTGAGCGATCTGCAAACGATTGCGGCCGGCTTACCCATTCTTGGCAATCTGATCGCAGCCAGTGATGTCGTGGTTGGCCTGTACGAAATGTCGCAGAAGCAGCAGCCCGCAGGTTTCGTGGAGTGGTTTGGCATTGGCGTCGATGCCATAGGGATCATCCCGATTCCACCGGCCATGGCCCCCCTGCGTCTCACCATGCGGCCCATTGTGGGCATGGTGCGTCAAGCTGTCGTCCGGAATAAAGGTCAGATCGGCGATGCCGTGTTGACAGTGATTGCCAATCACATCCTGAGTGACTATCGGGTTGCCCATACGATAGAAAAGGCAGTTGAGGACTTCCAGAGCATGCTTGGGGAAGCCATCAAAGCCGTTGCAGATTTTCTGGGCAAGTTGGTCAGCGAGTTTTCCACTTTTCTGAAACAGCTAGCGACCGGCACGCTAGGAAAATACCGCGCAGTAGCCAAAGGCTCCCGCTATCAGCAAGGCAAGAATCTGCGATCCGCAGCACAGGAAAAAGCAGGGCTCTTCAGCTCCTTGCTTGAGATACACGCCAAAGCGCGCAATGCGGTGATCAATTCAATCACTCAACTTGCATTGAGTCAGGACTTGAAGAACCAGCTGATTGGCATCGCCAATTACCTGGACAAAACGATTGCAGTCAATATCAAAAGCAAAATCATGGCTTTGGCCGATGCCAAGCTGGAAAACAGTATTGCATCGCTGATTACCAAGTTGCTCACCGCGATACGCAACAAGCGCAAGCGCGGCCAAGCCGCCGGGGCCGCCTTGCAAGGCAAGAATGGCCAGGTCAAATATCAGGTGCCACAAGGTAGAGTGGAAAAGCAACGCCGGCTGGCACCGGTCAAGCAAAGCCCCAATGCGTGCAAGTTGTGCCCCGCCAAAGCAGGTAGCGGCAAATCAATTGGCTTCGGTTTGGGTGAGGAAAGCTTTACTCACACCGATTTCATTTTGCCAGGAGTAATGCCCCTCTCCTGGAGCCGGACCTACAACTCACGCTTGGCCAGTTTCGACAATGCCTCACAGGGTGCGCGCTGGCTTACCCCTTTCCACATCCGGTTTGATCTCGTTGATGACTCCTTGCGCTATACCGATGCGCAGGGCCGTGAGTTGAGCTATCCCTTGCTGCAACCGGGTGAGCATCACCGTGACCGTAGCGAAGAAATCACGCTGAGCCGGTTGGACGATTCCGTGCTGACAGTGACACGCGGTCACGAGCTGATTGAGGCGTACGAACGGCACGGCGAACGATTCCTGCTGGCCATGCTGCGTGATCGATCTGGCAACCAAGTCGTGCTCGATTACGACGCACAAGGCCGGCTCTCGCGCTTGCGCAATAACGAAAACCCATGGGTATTGGTACAGCACGATACAGCCGGACGCATCACCAATTTGACGTTATCCGGCAGCGCAACCGGTGAGCCGCCACGGCAACTGGCTGAATACCGTTACAACGAGCAAGGCGACCTGATCTCGGCGACGGATGAACATGGTCATACGCGGGAATATACCTATCAGCACCACCTGATCACGCGCTACACCGACCGAACCGGCCGTGGCATCAACCTGGAATGGGACGGCGCCGACGCAACTGCACGTGCCATTCGCGAATATGCCGACGATGGCAGTGACGAGCTCAAACTCGAATACGTGACTGACCTGCGCCTCACGATCACCACGGATGCCTTAGGCCACGAAACCTACTATTACTGCGACGACTCCGGATACCCCTACCGCACCATTCATGCGGATGGCAAAGAAGAATGGATGTACCGTGATGACTTCAAAAATCTGACCAAACATATTCATTCCGATGGTACGCAGGATCGCTACGTCTACGACGATCGCGACAACCTGATCGAGCACATCCGCACTGATGCCTCGACAATCCAGATGAAATACGATGCCAAGGACCAGTTGATCGAAATCATCGATCCGCTGGGCTACGCCTGGCGGCGCGAATATGACGACAAGGGCAATGTGGCAAAGGAAATCGATCCGAAGAACCACGAAACCACTTATGCCTATAACGCGCAAGGGCTGCTTACCAAGATCAAGGATGCCAAGGGCGGCACCAAGCAATTGGCCTATAGCCCCGCCGGTCAATTGACCAGCTATACCGACTGCTCTGGCAAGACCAGCAGCTGGCAATATGATGCGCTAGGGCGATTGATCAGCGCGCAGGACGCTGCCGGCAACATCACCGAATATCGATATGGCAAGAACGGCTACCTCGCCTTGGTACAGCAACCGGATGGCACGCAGATCAAGTTGGAGCACGATGCCGAAGGGCGCCTGCTCACGCACCTTGATGAACTGGATCGTGCCACGCGCTATGCATACGATCAGGCGGGTCGCATCAGCGGCCGTATCGATGCGCTCGATCAACAACTGGGCTATCGCTACGACAAGCTGGGCCAGCTCGTTACCTTGATCAACGAGAACGGTGACAGCTATCGTTTCGCCTACGACCCTGTTGGTCGCTTGCTTGAGGAAACGGACTTCGGAGGCCTGCGCACCGCATATGACTACGACGCGGGTAGTGGCACGCTGCAGGCCGTGGATGAAGCCGGCATGCGCACCACGCTGGTATTCGACGCGGCCCGTCGCCTGGTTGGTCGCGATGCAGGCCAGAGCCGTGAGCGCTTCCAGTACGACCCGCTGGGCCGCCTGGCCCAAGCCAAGAATCGCTACAGTACTGCCCGTTTCAATTACGACGAAGTCAGCAACCTGATCCACGAGCAGCAGCTGTACAGCTTGTTCGGCCTGCAACGCGATTACCAATGGCAGCATGAGTACGACGAACTTGGCAACCGTATCGCCAGCGTGCGACCAGATGGAAACCGCATCGATTGGCTCACCTACGGTAGCGGCCATGTACACGGTGTGCTCTGGAACGGCGAGGAACTCGCCAGCTTCGAGCGGGACGACCTGCACCGTGAAACCGCACGCGCCCTGGCCAACCGGCTCAATGCCACCACCCAGTACGATGCCCTAGGGCGGATACTGCATCAGCAGCTGAGTGGTGCCACACAGCATCAGCGCCAATACCGCTATGACCCAGTCGGCCAACTCCTGAACATCAGGGATAGTCGCAGCGGCGACACCAACTACCGCTACGATCCAGTAGGCCGCCTGCTCGCCGCAGTCAGCCCACAAGGCACCGAGGCATTCGCCTTCGACCCAGCCAGCAACCTGGTCGACAGTGCACGCAGCGATAACACGCTCCCCGCTGGCCTGCCCAAGATCACCGGGAACCTGCTGCGCGATTACGCCGGCACCCACTTCGACTACGACGCACGGGGCAATCTCACCCGCAAGACCCGCAACGGCCTCACCCAGCAATTCAGCTGGGATGGTTTCAATCGACTGATCGCTGCGGAAACAGCGACCGGCAAGACCGAATATGCCTATGACGTGTTTGGTCGCCGCATCGCCAAGAAAACAGAACATGGCACCACGCTGTTCCTGTGGGATGGCGATGTGCTTGAAAGCGAATACGACGGTGCAACACAGCGGCATTATCTATTCGAAGCCGGTAGCTTCGTGCCGCTGGCGCAAGTGGCACAACGGGCCGGCGCAGAGCACAAAGCCTATTACCACGTGGATCATCTTGGCACGCCACAACTGTTGACCGACGACACAGGCGAGATTGCCTGGAGCGCGGAATACAAGGCCTGGGGTGAGGCACGGGAAGCGATCAGCGACGCAGCCAAGGCGGCTGGCATTCAGAATCCACTTCGTTTCCAGGGGCAGTATGCAGACGAAGAGACTGGGCTGCACTACAACCGCCACCGATACTACGACCCAGAAATAGGTAGATTTGCTTCGAGAGATCCAATTGGACTTTTAGGCGGATTAAATACACATGCATATGCACCCAACTCTACGGAATGGATTGACCCTGCAGGGCTGGCCCGCAAACAAAAACAAAGCCAAGCTCTAGGCAAAGCAGCAACAGGCTGTGATACATGGCCAGGCAAGCAAGCACACCATGTAATCCCCGAGGAACTGGAAAATCATGCGGTCCTAAGAAACATTGGATTCAAAATGAACTCCGCATCAAATGCAATAATGCTGCCATCGACTCCGAACGGCTATATGTCCACACACAGCGGATATCACTCCGCTTACAACCGAGCAGTTGAAGCAGAACTAGATCACATTGGCAAGAAATATCCAAACTCTGCAGATCAAGAGCGCGCAGTCAAGGAGTTACAACGAAATTTAGATAGCGCACTAAGGAAGAACAAGTTGCCGCTTTACAAAACCAGCTGCGGCCAGAAAACCGGCCTAAAAGACGGCGACTGGGATCGCTACATTCGATCAAGTCGGAGATACTAA